Proteins encoded by one window of Candidatus Nitrosocosmicus hydrocola:
- a CDS encoding integrase — protein sequence MVRVSINEFPHLSNILIFNTLTGLRPTEAIESFNLLSSSAENYLSEDGKRLEHFRFPSIFVRRTKKAFISIMNEQIINLIKGYKNEELNYSKIRLTFQRNNQKCYMSYCRKIYATFLRNEGIETEMIDMLQGRIPNSIFVKHYYRPSLNKFDEISDKLGKLFQIINEK from the coding sequence ATGGTAAGAGTGTCAATTAATGAATTCCCTCATCTTAGTAATATCTTGATTTTCAATACATTGACAGGGCTAAGACCTACGGAGGCTATAGAGTCCTTTAATTTATTGTCATCTTCTGCGGAGAATTACCTTTCCGAAGATGGCAAAAGATTAGAACACTTTAGATTTCCCTCAATATTTGTCAGGAGAACAAAGAAAGCTTTCATCTCAATAATGAATGAGCAAATTATCAATCTAATAAAAGGCTATAAAAATGAAGAGTTAAACTACTCAAAAATCAGACTTACTTTTCAAAGAAATAATCAGAAATGCTACATGTCCTATTGCCGTAAAATCTATGCTACTTTCTTGCGGAACGAAGGGATTGAAACAGAGATGATTGATATGTTGCAGGGTCGAATCCCTAACTCGATTTTCGTGAAACATTATTATCGACCCAGCTTGAATAAGTTTGATGAAATTAGCGATAAATTGGGCAAATTATTTCAGATAATAAATGAGAAGTGA
- a CDS encoding phenylalanine--tRNA ligase subunit alpha: MHKDDLEVSKRSTVGANDKADSITSLHPIEKKILLIMQKMGDWISEINLANDSGLTLDQLRRGIEWLKYKNLIELSDSSDTKISLNSKMLDNSNCVLPERKLVNIISDGKNKLSDVINSETFQNNEKEAYGAIRYSKNNKWIVIEKDEVKLLPGVEIPSKEENLINRLKTEKSIQSSLLSGEDKIAYEELAKRTNVLTTEKQIQKKYRILNENMDQINKMLQSSQKFARKLDKEMLISHEWKNLHFEQIDVEAPLPLSNFGKKNPLIDFIDEVKEILISMGFSEIDGNLSQSSFWNFDALFIPQDHSAREMQDTFYLSSKTGLYSTLKQEDQLVDKVSQIHESNWNYKWNVKEAETFVLRTHTTPVTLQHLWNKSPDKDKVFLIGRVFRNEKVTFKHLVEFHQVEGIYTSSNATLRQLIGIQSEFYSKLGIKKIKFWPTFFPYTEPSLQSMVYNDKLNKWIELFGMGIFRTEVTRPLGIKNPVLAWGGGFERLAMLRFSLDDIRELYSNNLSWLKSVPKCQL, from the coding sequence TTGCACAAAGATGATTTAGAAGTTAGCAAAAGAAGTACTGTAGGTGCGAATGATAAAGCGGATTCAATTACCTCTTTACATCCTATTGAAAAAAAAATACTCTTAATTATGCAAAAAATGGGCGATTGGATCAGCGAGATTAATTTGGCTAATGATTCTGGATTAACCTTAGATCAGCTGAGAAGAGGAATAGAATGGCTGAAGTACAAGAATTTAATTGAATTATCAGACTCCTCTGATACTAAAATTTCCTTGAATTCTAAAATGCTAGATAATAGCAATTGTGTTTTACCAGAAAGGAAACTAGTTAATATTATTTCAGATGGAAAAAATAAACTTTCAGATGTCATCAATAGTGAAACGTTTCAAAATAATGAGAAGGAAGCTTATGGTGCTATCCGTTATTCAAAAAATAATAAATGGATCGTTATTGAAAAAGACGAGGTAAAGCTTCTTCCTGGAGTAGAAATACCCTCAAAGGAGGAAAATTTAATTAATAGGTTAAAAACTGAGAAATCTATTCAATCATCTTTACTTAGCGGTGAAGATAAAATTGCTTATGAAGAATTGGCAAAGAGAACAAACGTATTGACTACGGAAAAACAAATCCAGAAAAAATACAGAATCTTGAATGAAAATATGGATCAAATAAACAAGATGTTGCAATCTAGCCAAAAATTTGCTAGGAAATTAGATAAAGAAATGCTAATATCTCATGAATGGAAAAATCTTCATTTCGAACAAATTGATGTCGAGGCGCCTTTGCCTTTAAGCAATTTCGGTAAGAAAAATCCATTAATAGATTTCATAGATGAGGTAAAGGAAATTTTGATAAGTATGGGATTCAGCGAAATTGACGGTAATCTATCTCAAAGCTCTTTTTGGAATTTTGATGCCCTTTTTATTCCTCAGGATCATTCAGCGAGAGAAATGCAAGACACCTTTTATTTGAGTTCCAAAACTGGTTTATATTCGACTTTAAAGCAAGAGGATCAATTAGTTGATAAGGTTTCTCAAATACATGAATCTAATTGGAATTATAAATGGAATGTGAAAGAGGCCGAAACTTTTGTACTTAGGACTCATACTACTCCTGTAACACTTCAACATCTGTGGAACAAATCGCCAGACAAGGACAAGGTCTTTCTAATTGGCAGGGTATTTAGAAATGAAAAAGTTACCTTTAAACATCTAGTCGAGTTTCATCAAGTCGAAGGTATATATACTAGTAGTAATGCTACGTTGAGACAACTCATTGGAATCCAAAGTGAATTTTATTCTAAATTGGGTATCAAAAAGATAAAATTTTGGCCAACATTTTTTCCATATACTGAACCATCTCTTCAGTCAATGGTTTATAATGATAAGCTCAATAAATGGATTGAGCTATTTGGAATGGGAATATTTCGAACTGAGGTAACAAGACCACTTGGAATTAAAAACCCAGTACTCGCCTGGGGTGGTGGTTTCGAAAGATTAGCGATGTTGCGTTTCAGCTTGGATGATATTAGAGAGTTATACTCAAATAATTTGAGTTGGCTTAAGAGTGTACCTAAATGCCAATTGTAA
- a CDS encoding tryptophan--tRNA ligase → MTGEEEYESPKKDDMDFKLETKDMTHPPSVSIPAREDFNVTPWEVIGAVDYTKLIEKFGTFPINESIVNKFKKITGEVHPFINNRFFFSHRDLDWVLGEYEKGNKFYLYTGRGPSGQVHLGHLMPWIYTKYMQDKFDVKLIFQITDDEKFLFNENSSFDSIHKFTYENILDIIAMGFDPKKTRIIINTRDIKYLYKISTEIAKRITFSTAKAVFGFNNSTNIGMIGFPPIQGAPCFLPSLIEKKPTPVLIPAAIDQDPYWRVTRDLAEKMGYPKPAQIHSKFIPGLVSGGKMSSSRPDTALFTVDNPEIIEKKVKNTFTGGQPTITLQRKLGGNADICPVYWYLNYLFDTEKESQERYFDCTSGNLLCGECKNDMIKKVKPFMKDIQIKREEARDMICKFTVDGKELNDEKTIQFEQK, encoded by the coding sequence ATGACTGGCGAAGAGGAGTATGAGTCACCCAAAAAAGATGATATGGATTTCAAACTTGAGACTAAAGACATGACGCATCCTCCATCCGTGAGCATTCCAGCCAGAGAGGATTTCAATGTTACTCCATGGGAGGTAATTGGTGCAGTCGATTATACTAAATTAATTGAAAAGTTTGGAACGTTTCCCATAAATGAATCCATAGTCAACAAATTTAAGAAAATAACTGGCGAAGTTCACCCATTTATCAATAATCGATTCTTCTTTTCACACAGAGACTTGGATTGGGTTTTGGGAGAATATGAAAAGGGCAATAAGTTTTATCTATATACTGGTAGAGGACCGTCTGGGCAGGTTCACTTGGGCCACTTAATGCCTTGGATATATACAAAGTATATGCAAGATAAATTTGACGTTAAATTGATATTTCAGATTACAGATGACGAAAAATTCTTGTTTAACGAAAATTCTAGTTTTGATTCAATTCATAAATTTACTTATGAAAATATTTTGGACATTATTGCAATGGGTTTTGATCCAAAAAAGACCCGAATAATTATTAATACTCGTGATATAAAATATTTATACAAAATATCAACTGAGATTGCAAAACGGATTACTTTCTCAACTGCAAAAGCGGTATTTGGTTTTAATAATTCAACAAATATTGGAATGATAGGATTTCCACCAATTCAAGGCGCACCGTGCTTCTTACCTTCATTAATAGAAAAAAAACCGACGCCGGTGTTGATTCCTGCAGCAATTGATCAAGATCCGTATTGGAGGGTGACAAGAGATCTGGCTGAAAAAATGGGCTACCCTAAGCCAGCCCAAATTCATAGTAAGTTTATACCCGGCTTAGTTAGTGGAGGAAAAATGTCTTCATCAAGACCAGATACTGCACTGTTTACAGTCGATAACCCCGAAATTATAGAGAAGAAGGTGAAAAATACCTTTACAGGGGGACAACCAACAATTACTCTACAGAGAAAATTAGGTGGGAATGCTGATATTTGTCCAGTATATTGGTATCTTAATTATTTGTTTGATACAGAAAAAGAATCCCAGGAGAGATATTTTGATTGTACTAGCGGAAACTTACTTTGTGGCGAATGCAAGAATGATATGATTAAAAAAGTAAAACCCTTTATGAAAGACATACAGATCAAACGGGAAGAAGCTCGGGACATGATTTGTAAATTTACTGTAGACGGCAAGGAATTGAACGATGAAAAAACAATCCAATTCGAACAAAAATGA
- a CDS encoding phosphopantetheine adenylyltransferase, whose protein sequence is MKRYKCVATGGTFDILHLGHLDLLKKSFEVGSFVVIGLTSDIFARGNLNKNLRNSFEIRHKNLETYIHDKIRLTSYEITKLEEEFGPLMFSDQVECLVVSSETSIKGERINKKRSDKGLLPVEIVIVELRLAEDGNPISSTRIRDREIDSAGRIVSLKK, encoded by the coding sequence TTGAAGAGATACAAGTGTGTGGCCACAGGTGGAACGTTTGATATCCTTCACCTTGGTCACTTAGATTTATTAAAAAAATCATTCGAAGTGGGATCTTTTGTTGTTATTGGATTAACTTCAGACATTTTTGCAAGAGGTAATCTAAACAAAAATTTAAGAAATTCTTTTGAAATCAGACATAAGAATTTAGAAACTTACATCCATGATAAGATTAGATTGACGTCATATGAGATAACTAAACTCGAAGAAGAATTTGGGCCTTTGATGTTTTCGGATCAGGTCGAATGTCTAGTTGTTAGTTCTGAAACTAGTATTAAAGGCGAAAGAATAAACAAGAAAAGGTCAGATAAGGGGCTATTGCCTGTCGAAATTGTTATAGTTGAATTGAGATTAGCTGAGGATGGGAATCCCATTTCCTCAACAAGGATTAGAGATAGAGAAATTGATTCAGCAGGAAGGATAGTAAGTCTTAAAAAATAA
- a CDS encoding NosD domain-containing protein: protein MAIQTKKILSIAILASLLVFSFTVSSSASMAFAQRDGSSGGNQAAAQNSEDGDNNSQSGISQSSSSSQSSECLSEGNTVGSCNNLSIQANQNSNSEEEREAVATEEETITATAASETPSSEAVATAPISASVSCGEVIKQSVKLTSNLDCKTDGLIIGADGITVDLNGHTISGPGVATSKVGVMLSDMDNVNIAGPGIIENFQAGVLNTGGQDDRISAVTFTQNQIGSFNTGSANTAIEDNLFFSNNIGVASHSSTGSSLVTNLFKANDLAGITFVNSASNEVSFNTIQGSVSGLFFDGQSRDNVVNSNNILDNGGVDINNANGLPLNVNNNVFNDNNCNTSVPVGLCLGK from the coding sequence ATGGCAATACAAACCAAGAAAATCTTATCGATTGCAATACTAGCATCTTTACTAGTTTTTAGCTTCACGGTTTCATCATCAGCTTCAATGGCCTTTGCACAAAGGGATGGAAGTAGCGGTGGAAACCAAGCTGCAGCTCAAAACAGCGAAGATGGAGACAACAATTCACAAAGTGGAATTAGTCAATCAAGTTCAAGCTCTCAAAGCTCTGAATGCCTGTCTGAAGGAAATACCGTAGGCAGCTGCAATAACCTCAGTATCCAAGCAAACCAAAATAGCAATTCTGAGGAGGAAAGAGAAGCAGTGGCAACAGAGGAGGAGACAATAACAGCAACAGCAGCAAGTGAAACACCATCTTCTGAGGCAGTAGCAACCGCACCAATAAGTGCAAGTGTATCCTGTGGTGAAGTAATAAAACAAAGTGTAAAATTGACTTCTAACTTAGATTGTAAAACAGACGGATTGATCATCGGAGCAGATGGGATCACAGTAGACCTGAACGGACATACTATCTCTGGCCCTGGTGTCGCAACTTCTAAAGTAGGTGTGATGTTGAGTGACATGGATAATGTAAACATTGCAGGTCCAGGAATTATTGAAAACTTCCAAGCAGGTGTGTTAAATACTGGAGGTCAAGATGACAGAATATCCGCAGTAACATTCACACAAAATCAAATAGGTTCATTCAATACTGGTTCAGCAAACACTGCTATTGAGGATAACCTATTCTTCAGCAATAATATAGGTGTAGCATCTCACTCTTCAACGGGATCCAGTTTGGTAACCAATCTCTTCAAAGCAAATGACCTCGCAGGAATAACTTTTGTAAACTCTGCTTCAAATGAAGTTTCGTTCAACACTATTCAGGGATCTGTCAGTGGATTGTTCTTTGATGGCCAAAGCCGAGACAATGTCGTAAACTCAAATAATATATTGGATAACGGAGGAGTTGATATCAATAATGCAAATGGACTTCCTTTGAACGTAAACAACAACGTATTTAATGACAACAACTGCAACACATCTGTTCCAGTAGGTCTCTGTTTGGGTAAATAA
- the purK gene encoding 5-(carboxyamino)imidazole ribonucleotide synthase — protein MTLYKDKFSVTEPIRLGIIGGGQLGKMLAMEAKRMFMKVVILDPTINCPASCIADKVIEGSFSDEQKINELAQEVDLVTYEIELANATALNNLEQSGVQVHPSPKTLSIIQNKFRQKKFLRENKIDVPDFEFVLNEEQVNKVCSEYGFPVLLKACENSYDGRGNYLIRSQSEIKIALEYFSGRECMLEKFVNFKKEISIMIARNASGCISYFPVVENIHEEHILKTTIAPARISKVVEGKAIDLAVRTMESLKGSGIFGIEMFLGEDDEVLINEIAPRPHNSGHYSIEACSISQFEQHIRAILDYPMPQPRLESKAVMMNILGPPDLSGPYFLSGIREILALPGVRIHLYGKADTKPKRKLGHITILISDNDPLVTKDNVEKYLMVQAAI, from the coding sequence TTGACATTATACAAAGATAAATTCTCTGTTACTGAACCAATTAGATTAGGAATTATCGGTGGAGGCCAGTTAGGTAAAATGTTGGCCATGGAAGCAAAACGAATGTTTATGAAAGTAGTAATACTTGATCCAACGATAAACTGCCCTGCTTCTTGTATCGCAGATAAGGTTATAGAGGGAAGTTTTTCGGACGAACAGAAGATAAATGAACTTGCACAAGAAGTTGACCTGGTTACATATGAAATTGAATTGGCCAATGCTACGGCTTTAAATAATTTAGAACAATCAGGGGTACAGGTTCATCCTTCTCCAAAAACATTGTCTATAATCCAAAACAAATTTCGACAAAAAAAATTTCTTAGAGAAAACAAGATAGATGTACCTGATTTTGAATTTGTTCTGAATGAAGAGCAGGTCAACAAAGTCTGTTCTGAATATGGATTTCCTGTTTTACTAAAGGCATGTGAGAATTCGTACGATGGTAGAGGAAACTATCTTATTAGATCTCAGAGTGAGATAAAAATTGCATTAGAGTATTTTTCAGGTCGTGAATGTATGTTAGAAAAGTTTGTCAATTTTAAGAAAGAAATTTCTATTATGATAGCAAGAAATGCTTCTGGTTGTATTTCCTATTTTCCTGTGGTAGAAAATATTCACGAAGAGCATATACTAAAGACCACAATCGCCCCCGCTCGAATTAGTAAGGTGGTTGAAGGAAAAGCAATAGATTTGGCGGTTAGAACAATGGAGTCACTAAAGGGATCAGGTATCTTTGGTATCGAGATGTTTTTGGGCGAAGATGATGAAGTGTTGATAAATGAAATTGCCCCTAGACCACATAATTCTGGACATTATTCGATAGAAGCATGTTCGATATCTCAATTTGAGCAACATATCAGAGCAATTCTAGATTATCCTATGCCCCAGCCGAGGTTGGAATCCAAGGCCGTTATGATGAATATCCTGGGACCGCCCGATTTGTCAGGTCCATATTTTCTATCCGGAATTCGAGAAATACTCGCTTTACCTGGTGTAAGAATTCATCTTTACGGAAAAGCTGATACCAAACCTAAGAGGAAACTTGGACATATAACCATCCTTATATCAGATAATGATCCACTTGTCACAAAAGACAATGTGGAAAAATACCTCATGGTGCAAGCAGCCATCTAA
- the priX gene encoding DNA primase noncatalytic subunit PriX has translation MFEKIMYRENIQFILSHFKGQEFLFPRSIMTSKANGQVFVNSEAQITKVYEEANFIDCRINGYPFHQEGDSRKLYPSFIFIDLDISLCSTCKYPIRKLDYILKQTLNKITEVIKGHPTVLWTGGGYHIYQPIKIVTKDEEKHSLEAFKEFDEFVPIIRNDLCTEFIRFAAKYFTNGKGDPKHNPSIYSCLIRIPQTINSKNNEVVKIIQRWNGIEADAHSLLLPFIDHLIQLKIETEELRKREDTTTVVKDNKIIKWIEKLLETPISDHRYYCLWHILIPYLKNIKELGQNEIIFILTEWLDKCNKMNKVKWNYKQRIREQLRYDKGYPPISLDNLKKENSHLYQILQDW, from the coding sequence ATGTTCGAAAAAATAATGTATCGTGAAAATATTCAATTTATACTTTCACACTTCAAAGGACAGGAATTCTTATTTCCACGCTCTATTATGACCTCCAAAGCTAATGGTCAAGTATTTGTTAATTCTGAAGCTCAAATAACAAAAGTCTATGAGGAAGCTAATTTTATAGATTGTCGAATAAATGGTTATCCATTTCACCAAGAAGGAGATTCTAGGAAATTGTACCCTAGTTTTATTTTTATAGATTTAGATATATCATTATGTTCTACTTGTAAGTATCCTATTAGAAAACTAGACTACATTCTTAAACAAACACTCAACAAGATTACTGAGGTAATCAAGGGTCATCCAACGGTTCTATGGACTGGTGGAGGATATCACATTTATCAGCCAATAAAGATAGTGACGAAAGATGAAGAAAAACATTCTTTGGAAGCATTCAAAGAATTTGATGAATTTGTACCTATTATTAGAAATGACTTATGTACTGAGTTCATTAGATTTGCAGCCAAATATTTTACTAATGGAAAAGGAGATCCAAAACATAATCCATCAATTTATTCCTGTCTAATTCGAATACCTCAAACTATTAACTCAAAGAATAATGAAGTTGTAAAAATAATCCAGCGATGGAACGGTATTGAAGCAGATGCACATTCCTTACTGCTCCCTTTTATCGATCATCTAATTCAATTAAAAATCGAAACGGAGGAATTAAGAAAAAGAGAGGACACAACGACAGTAGTCAAAGACAACAAGATAATAAAATGGATCGAAAAACTACTTGAAACTCCAATTTCAGATCATAGGTATTACTGCTTATGGCATATATTGATACCCTATCTTAAAAATATTAAAGAACTCGGACAGAATGAAATCATTTTCATATTAACAGAATGGTTGGATAAATGCAACAAGATGAATAAAGTAAAATGGAATTACAAACAAAGAATTAGAGAACAATTAAGATATGATAAAGGTTATCCACCAATAAGCTTGGATAATCTGAAAAAAGAGAACAGCCATCTCTACCAAATTCTTCAAGACTGGTAA
- a CDS encoding 4Fe-4S dicluster domain-containing protein, with protein sequence MSYTVSEYICEDCGSMLSHLNPTTLQSIIEVHSQLCPVKRQKILAAAEAEKLKKINPARNSSIPMQAAQTAAGAPPSAASIPQQTNQPSISNEISDGSSLKLTGTGTGHEAIEGPIDTGFKSTRQPAGKFQGIQVWGPYDAPGQLGIWGTDVCVDFDICVSDGACIDACPVNVYEWLDTPGHPASERKPFMIREKDCIFCLACENVCPPQAIKIFKK encoded by the coding sequence TTGTCATACACTGTATCTGAGTATATATGTGAAGACTGTGGCTCAATGTTATCCCATCTAAATCCTACTACATTACAAAGTATTATTGAAGTTCATTCACAATTATGTCCAGTTAAGAGACAAAAAATATTAGCGGCAGCTGAAGCTGAAAAATTGAAAAAGATTAACCCTGCTAGAAATTCTAGCATACCAATGCAAGCTGCTCAAACTGCTGCCGGAGCACCCCCTAGTGCTGCATCTATTCCACAACAAACGAATCAACCCTCAATATCTAATGAAATATCCGATGGCTCGTCGCTTAAACTCACAGGCACAGGTACCGGTCATGAAGCAATCGAAGGGCCAATTGATACAGGTTTTAAATCTACTAGACAGCCTGCTGGTAAATTTCAGGGTATCCAAGTGTGGGGTCCCTACGATGCACCAGGACAGCTTGGAATTTGGGGTACAGACGTATGTGTTGATTTTGATATTTGTGTTTCTGATGGCGCATGTATAGATGCATGTCCAGTAAACGTATACGAATGGCTAGATACCCCAGGACACCCTGCGTCAGAAAGAAAACCATTTATGATAAGAGAAAAGGATTGTATATTCTGCCTAGCATGCGAAAACGTTTGTCCTCCTCAGGCAATAAAGATATTCAAGAAATAG
- the purE gene encoding 5-(carboxyamino)imidazole ribonucleotide mutase, whose protein sequence is MSPKVGVIMGSDSDLEVMNDALKVLIEFEIPYEVRIVSAHRTPHELLEYAESAKSKGINIIISGAGGAAHLPGMVASFTSLPVIGVPICSPTNPVNGMDSLFSIVQMPPGVPVATVSINGAKNAGILACSILSISDPIIFERIDKFKNKMRDEIKMKNKKIEEIGHDKYLEIYKKTNKGK, encoded by the coding sequence ATGAGTCCGAAAGTAGGAGTTATAATGGGAAGTGATTCCGATCTAGAAGTTATGAACGATGCTTTAAAGGTATTAATTGAATTTGAGATTCCGTACGAGGTAAGAATAGTTTCAGCTCATAGAACCCCTCATGAACTACTCGAGTATGCTGAGTCGGCGAAATCAAAGGGGATTAACATTATCATAAGTGGAGCCGGTGGAGCTGCTCATCTTCCTGGGATGGTTGCATCTTTCACATCACTGCCTGTTATCGGTGTGCCAATATGTAGCCCGACCAATCCCGTAAATGGAATGGATTCATTGTTTTCTATTGTTCAAATGCCCCCCGGTGTCCCAGTTGCTACAGTATCGATCAATGGTGCAAAAAATGCGGGTATTTTAGCTTGCTCAATACTATCTATATCTGATCCAATTATATTTGAACGAATTGACAAGTTCAAAAATAAAATGAGAGACGAAATAAAAATGAAAAATAAGAAGATTGAAGAAATTGGACATGATAAATACCTTGAAATTTATAAGAAAACAAATAAAGGAAAATAA
- the nadX gene encoding aspartate dehydrogenase encodes MSKNIALIGCGAIGYEIAKSIDQQLIPNCRVSILFDEDRERLSRLNESLINKPDGIFDNFDALIASTVFDKIHFVIEAASIEAAERYSVTLLERKKDLMIMSTGSFSNASFNRKILKLIREKGRKVYLPSGAIGGSDILRAVKSQIDEVLLVTTKSINSIKGAPFFAKRLINVDSITKETIIFEGTAEDAITEFPSNINVSALVSMAGIGFHKTKVRVVVDPFITTNQHEIRVKWKYGEFYIKVNNSPSPFNPKTSYLAVLSALECLKSALANDIQIGS; translated from the coding sequence GTGTCAAAAAATATTGCGTTAATTGGCTGTGGTGCCATAGGGTACGAGATTGCAAAAAGTATTGATCAGCAGCTAATTCCCAATTGTAGAGTTTCAATCCTGTTTGATGAGGACAGAGAAAGATTAAGTCGGCTAAATGAATCGCTGATAAATAAACCCGACGGCATTTTCGATAATTTTGATGCATTGATTGCTTCAACTGTATTTGATAAGATTCATTTTGTAATTGAGGCAGCATCAATCGAGGCTGCTGAACGATATTCAGTTACCTTGCTTGAAAGAAAAAAAGATCTAATGATTATGAGTACAGGTTCATTTTCTAATGCTTCGTTCAACAGGAAAATCCTCAAACTGATAAGAGAAAAAGGTCGCAAGGTATATCTCCCTTCTGGAGCTATTGGAGGCTCAGATATCTTGAGAGCAGTGAAAAGCCAAATCGATGAAGTTCTACTAGTTACCACTAAAAGTATCAATTCGATTAAGGGTGCACCTTTTTTTGCAAAGAGACTGATAAATGTAGATTCCATTACAAAGGAAACAATCATATTCGAAGGAACTGCAGAGGATGCAATTACAGAATTCCCTTCTAACATAAATGTGTCTGCACTAGTCAGTATGGCTGGAATAGGATTTCATAAAACTAAAGTTAGGGTTGTAGTTGACCCATTTATCACAACTAATCAACACGAAATAAGAGTAAAATGGAAATATGGTGAATTTTATATTAAAGTTAATAATAGTCCAAGTCCGTTCAATCCAAAAACAAGTTATCTTGCAGTGTTATCTGCACTCGAGTGTTTGAAATCAGCACTTGCCAATGATATTCAAATCGGTTCTTAA
- a CDS encoding methane monooxygenase/ammonia monooxygenase subunit C — MAQMPALIPKEVEIQRLKKIYLMVIMLGSIAASVEVDNFVDGSLHQTAIRDSAFTPAHWWLYSHFIALPLGWGFVAMYDRRVPVLRGPNNSMNTGLKITIIGYLATMFTIGINEMWHFWFVEEIFSVPNHWMFNMGVVVAFMGALAYVVRVYARLVELGAETPARNPYVAEMYKLALEGKLYSRSVP; from the coding sequence ATGGCACAAATGCCAGCGTTAATTCCAAAAGAAGTTGAAATTCAAAGGCTAAAAAAGATCTATTTAATGGTCATCATGCTAGGATCTATTGCTGCATCAGTCGAAGTAGATAACTTTGTTGATGGATCTCTACACCAAACAGCAATTAGAGATAGTGCATTTACACCAGCTCACTGGTGGTTGTACAGTCACTTTATTGCATTACCATTAGGTTGGGGATTTGTTGCAATGTATGACAGAAGAGTTCCAGTACTAAGAGGACCAAACAATTCAATGAATACAGGTCTAAAGATCACCATTATCGGTTACTTGGCTACAATGTTTACCATAGGTATCAATGAAATGTGGCACTTTTGGTTTGTTGAAGAGATATTCTCAGTACCAAACCACTGGATGTTTAACATGGGTGTAGTAGTAGCATTTATGGGTGCTTTGGCCTATGTAGTTAGGGTATATGCACGTTTGGTGGAACTGGGCGCGGAAACTCCTGCAAGAAACCCATACGTAGCAGAAATGTACAAACTAGCATTAGAAGGAAAGCTCTACAGCAGATCAGTTCCTTAA